In Danaus plexippus chromosome 6, MEX_DaPlex, whole genome shotgun sequence, a single window of DNA contains:
- the LOC116778734 gene encoding exosome complex component RRP42 isoform X1, which translates to MAGLLLSPSEKVYILHGIEDDFRSDGRSNIDYRPMELETDVVSHASGSARLRLANTDILVGVKTEIDVPKPDKPNQGKIDFFVDCSANATPEFEGRGGEQLANNISNLMQRAYHSQQAFDLKQLCILEGKQCWKLYVDILILECGGNLCDAVSLAVKAALFNTRIPFVKAALLDGGNVDLQLSDDPYDSKLLEVGTAPLLVTLCKIGEKCVVDPSAEEESCSVISLVVGVTGNPKCYFSNEDASKLHDHISKCSTIAMNGPGSVAPQTLTNAIKQGISAAKYLDEALGKALLRERQDITNFVKHSYGFFK; encoded by the exons atggcCGGCCTACTTCTAAGCCCTTCAGAAAAAGTGTACATTTTACACGGAAtcgaa GATGACTTTCGATCAGATGGTAGATCCAATATTGACTATCGGCCTATGGAACTCGAGACAGATGTAGTAAGTCACGCGAGTGGCTCAGCGAGGCTTAGACTGGCTAATACGGACATTCTAGTTGGCGTAAAAACTGAAATAGATGTACCAAAACCTGATAAACCAAATCAAGGAAAAATCGATTTCTTTGTGGATTG TTCTGCAAATGCAACACCAGAATTTGAAGGCCGAGGAGGAGAACAGCTTGCAAACAACATATCAAATTTGATGCAACGTGCATACCATTCTCAACAAGCATTTGATCTGAAACAGTTATGTATACTTGAAGGAAAACAATGTTGGAAACTTTATGTTGACATATTA ATATTAGAATGTGGTGGGAATCTGTGTGATGCTGTATCTTTAGCAGTGAAGGCGGCATTATTCAACACTAGGATACCTTTTGTTAAAGCTGCACTTTTGGATGGTGGGAATGTAGACTTGCAACTATCGGATGATCCTTATGATAGCAAGTTATTGGAAGTTGGGACTGCCCCGCTACTA GTTACACTGTGTAAAATTGGTGAAAAATGTGTAGTGGATCCGTCAGCTGAAGAGGAGAGTTGCAGTGTTATTTCCCTGGTTGTTGGTGTAACCGGCAACCCAAAATGCTACTTCAGTAATGAAGACGCAAGTAAATTACACGACCATATTTCTAAATGTAGCACTATAGCAATGAATGGACCTGGCAGTGTAGCTCCACAGACACTGACTAATGCTATTAAACAAGGAAT AAGTGCTGCCAAGTATTTAGATGAAGCTCTAGGGAAAGCATTGTTAAGAGAAAGACAAGACATTACAAACTTTGTAAAACATTCAtatggattttttaaataa
- the LOC116778734 gene encoding exosome complex component RRP42 isoform X2: MAGLLLSPSEKVYILHGIEDDFRSDGRSNIDYRPMELETDVVSHASGSARLRLANTDILVGVKTEIDVPKPDKPNQGKIDFFVDCSANATPEFEGRGGEQLANNISNLMQRAYHSQQAFDLKQLCILEGKQCWKLYVDILILECGGNLCDAVSLAVKAALFNTRIPFVKAALLDGGNVDLQLSDDPYDSKLLEVGTAPLLVTLCKIGEKCVVDPSAEEESCSVISLVVGVTGNPKCYFSNEDASKLHDHISKCSTIAMNGPGSVAPQTLTNAIKQGIAAKYLDEALGKALLRERQDITNFVKHSYGFFK, encoded by the exons atggcCGGCCTACTTCTAAGCCCTTCAGAAAAAGTGTACATTTTACACGGAAtcgaa GATGACTTTCGATCAGATGGTAGATCCAATATTGACTATCGGCCTATGGAACTCGAGACAGATGTAGTAAGTCACGCGAGTGGCTCAGCGAGGCTTAGACTGGCTAATACGGACATTCTAGTTGGCGTAAAAACTGAAATAGATGTACCAAAACCTGATAAACCAAATCAAGGAAAAATCGATTTCTTTGTGGATTG TTCTGCAAATGCAACACCAGAATTTGAAGGCCGAGGAGGAGAACAGCTTGCAAACAACATATCAAATTTGATGCAACGTGCATACCATTCTCAACAAGCATTTGATCTGAAACAGTTATGTATACTTGAAGGAAAACAATGTTGGAAACTTTATGTTGACATATTA ATATTAGAATGTGGTGGGAATCTGTGTGATGCTGTATCTTTAGCAGTGAAGGCGGCATTATTCAACACTAGGATACCTTTTGTTAAAGCTGCACTTTTGGATGGTGGGAATGTAGACTTGCAACTATCGGATGATCCTTATGATAGCAAGTTATTGGAAGTTGGGACTGCCCCGCTACTA GTTACACTGTGTAAAATTGGTGAAAAATGTGTAGTGGATCCGTCAGCTGAAGAGGAGAGTTGCAGTGTTATTTCCCTGGTTGTTGGTGTAACCGGCAACCCAAAATGCTACTTCAGTAATGAAGACGCAAGTAAATTACACGACCATATTTCTAAATGTAGCACTATAGCAATGAATGGACCTGGCAGTGTAGCTCCACAGACACTGACTAATGCTATTAAACAAGGAAT TGCTGCCAAGTATTTAGATGAAGCTCTAGGGAAAGCATTGTTAAGAGAAAGACAAGACATTACAAACTTTGTAAAACATTCAtatggattttttaaataa